A genomic segment from Truepera sp. encodes:
- a CDS encoding DUF2249 domain-containing protein, with protein sequence MSRSEPAGNTAVPEPVTPEAAIARLNKLFDSALKALGDAGQADAACELAAQGWTLLRHQWPREGERLNGTLHYLTRTVKPKPAPAEADDELLEVRHLSPAERHRVIFETYFALKPGKAFVLVNDHDPKPLYYQFAAEHPGEFSWDPVEEGPKVWRVRIGRV encoded by the coding sequence ATGTCACGATCAGAACCCGCAGGGAATACGGCCGTACCGGAGCCGGTCACCCCGGAGGCGGCGATCGCCCGCCTCAACAAGCTGTTCGACTCCGCCCTGAAGGCGCTCGGAGATGCCGGCCAGGCCGATGCGGCTTGCGAGCTGGCCGCGCAGGGCTGGACGCTCCTCAGGCATCAGTGGCCCCGCGAGGGAGAGCGCCTCAACGGCACGCTGCATTACCTGACCCGCACGGTGAAACCCAAGCCCGCCCCCGCCGAAGCGGACGACGAGCTGCTCGAAGTGCGGCACCTTTCCCCGGCCGAGCGTCACCGCGTGATCTTCGAGACCTACTTCGCGCTAAAGCCCGGCAAGGCCTTCGTGCTCGTGAACGACCACGACCCCAAGCCGCTCTACTACCAGTTCGCCGCCGAGCACCCCGGTGAGTTCTCCTGGGATCCCGTGGAAGAGGGGCCGAAAGTGTGGAGGGTGCGTATCGGCAGGGTGTAA
- a CDS encoding MFS transporter, whose amino-acid sequence MTPDPANLEAEATLGVIGAPAISAAASSSLSDSATRARHARRITAALFVSQSLGSAGSIAAATVAAIVGAELSGRDSLAGLPAAVVQIGVAVGAYFWSRRSDRVGRRGALTAALLTGAFGATLSLIGVASGNFMLVLVALFITGSGNSAVQLGRFVAAEVNPRARRARAISTVVLGGTVGSVLGPILVAPTGRLVTSWGWNEIAGPYLATGAGYLLTAILLFVALRPEPRLIGDAIAFEEAGTRVQAKARSLRQLLADTAVRTAVTSVVLAHMVMVGLMQMTSLHMHQMEHSLMNISVVFSSHTFGMYAFSTLSGWLTDKWGRRRVLGIGAAILLTSCLLAPLSPNLLPVAFALFLLGLGWNFCYVAGSALLADALSPAEKGRMQGFNDLLVGGAAAAATLLGGLIMARSGYLAMGIAGAAVSAPLLWVVARLPHAQGRASAAG is encoded by the coding sequence GTGACTCCCGACCCAGCCAACCTGGAGGCCGAGGCCACACTCGGCGTGATCGGCGCACCCGCGATCAGCGCCGCCGCCTCCTCGTCCCTGAGCGATTCTGCAACACGCGCGCGGCATGCCCGGCGCATCACGGCCGCCCTCTTCGTCAGCCAGAGCCTGGGCTCCGCCGGCTCCATCGCCGCGGCAACGGTGGCGGCAATCGTGGGCGCCGAGCTGTCTGGACGGGATTCACTCGCCGGCCTACCGGCGGCCGTCGTGCAGATCGGCGTTGCCGTAGGCGCGTACTTCTGGAGCCGCCGGTCCGATCGCGTTGGGCGCCGTGGCGCCCTCACGGCCGCGCTGCTCACCGGCGCGTTCGGAGCCACGCTCTCGCTCATCGGGGTGGCGAGCGGTAACTTCATGCTCGTCCTGGTAGCGCTTTTCATCACCGGCTCCGGGAACTCCGCCGTGCAGCTCGGCCGCTTCGTCGCTGCGGAGGTCAACCCGAGGGCACGCCGCGCACGCGCCATCTCGACGGTCGTGCTCGGCGGCACCGTGGGCAGCGTCCTTGGCCCGATCCTGGTGGCGCCGACCGGGCGCCTCGTGACGTCGTGGGGATGGAACGAGATCGCCGGTCCCTACCTCGCCACCGGCGCCGGCTACCTGCTTACGGCCATTCTCCTGTTCGTCGCGCTCAGGCCGGAACCGCGCCTGATCGGCGACGCGATCGCGTTCGAGGAGGCCGGGACGCGCGTGCAAGCGAAAGCCCGGAGCCTGCGGCAGTTGCTGGCCGACACCGCCGTGCGCACGGCGGTCACGAGCGTGGTCCTGGCGCACATGGTGATGGTGGGGCTCATGCAGATGACGTCGTTGCACATGCACCAGATGGAGCACAGTCTGATGAACATCTCGGTGGTCTTCTCCAGCCATACGTTCGGCATGTACGCGTTCTCTACCTTGTCGGGTTGGTTGACGGACAAGTGGGGGCGCCGGCGGGTGCTGGGCATCGGGGCAGCTATCCTGTTGACCTCTTGCCTGCTGGCGCCGTTGTCCCCGAACCTCCTGCCAGTGGCCTTCGCGCTCTTCCTGCTGGGCCTCGGTTGGAACTTCTGCTACGTGGCGGGGTCGGCGTTGCTGGCCGATGCCCTCTCGCCCGCCGAGAAGGGCCGGATGCAGGGCTTCAACGACCTGCTGGTAGGAGGGGCCGCCGCCGCCGCGACCCTGCTTGGGGGCCTGATCATGGCCCGTTCCGGCTACCTCGCCATGGGTATCGCGGGAGCGGCCGTGAGTGCGCCACTCCTGTGGGTGGTGGCGCGGTTGCCACACGCCCAGGGCAGGGCGTCGGCGGCCGGTTGA
- a CDS encoding FAD-dependent monooxygenase, with translation MSPRVYDVVVIGGGVGGAACAHRLASDGADVLVLEREHRFADRIRGDVLYPWGVVEAERLGVLDGPLAAVSRPLRYWHTHVAGVARAAPRDLAAELEAGLTALTFFHPELQAAMLESAERAGAEVLRGAVATGLYAAPGGQRLHSVEARIGGLTNDYLASLVIGADGRTSRTRVWGGFEVSADPEGPMFAGALVTGAKVGFTEAARDTAHVFFAPSDGLLAMVLPIDARRTRVYGGYDLQTGRRRLTGKAAFEDLRRITEGAGVPRSWLEQAEVAGPLAEFSGADVWVESPYRKGAALVGDAAAASDPSFGCGMALTLRGVRALTDEIRRVGSFQPDALEEAGRAYAATATRDYESLHRQTSWLREVYRTPGTAADAMRAGLWPLYARDPSRVPDIVGLGPDAPSDEAAKRRFLGFD, from the coding sequence GTGAGTCCTAGGGTCTACGACGTAGTTGTCATAGGCGGGGGCGTGGGGGGCGCCGCCTGCGCCCATCGGCTCGCCAGCGACGGTGCGGACGTGCTGGTGCTCGAACGTGAGCACCGCTTCGCCGACCGGATCCGTGGCGACGTCCTGTACCCATGGGGCGTGGTGGAGGCGGAGCGCCTCGGCGTTCTCGACGGTCCGCTAGCGGCCGTGAGTCGGCCGCTGAGGTACTGGCATACTCACGTCGCGGGAGTGGCCCGGGCAGCTCCACGTGACCTGGCGGCGGAGCTGGAAGCCGGTCTCACCGCCCTCACCTTCTTCCACCCCGAACTCCAGGCCGCCATGCTCGAGTCGGCCGAACGGGCCGGCGCCGAGGTGCTGCGCGGTGCGGTGGCGACCGGCCTGTACGCGGCCCCGGGTGGCCAGCGGCTGCACTCGGTCGAGGCGCGGATAGGCGGGCTCACCAATGACTACCTCGCCAGCTTGGTGATCGGCGCCGACGGTAGAACGTCGCGAACACGCGTCTGGGGTGGTTTCGAGGTGAGCGCCGATCCCGAGGGGCCGATGTTCGCGGGCGCGTTGGTAACTGGTGCCAAGGTGGGTTTCACGGAAGCGGCGCGCGACACTGCTCACGTGTTCTTCGCTCCGAGCGACGGCCTCTTGGCCATGGTGTTACCCATCGATGCCCGTAGGACTCGTGTCTACGGCGGTTACGACCTGCAGACCGGGCGGCGTCGGCTGACTGGGAAGGCGGCGTTCGAGGACCTGAGGCGGATCACGGAAGGAGCCGGCGTTCCGCGCTCCTGGCTCGAGCAGGCCGAGGTCGCCGGCCCCCTCGCGGAGTTCTCGGGCGCGGACGTGTGGGTCGAGTCGCCTTACCGCAAGGGCGCGGCCCTGGTAGGCGACGCCGCTGCGGCCAGTGACCCGAGCTTCGGTTGCGGGATGGCCCTGACGCTGAGGGGCGTGAGGGCCCTAACGGACGAGATCAGGCGAGTGGGCTCCTTCCAGCCGGACGCGCTGGAAGAGGCGGGAAGGGCCTACGCGGCGACCGCGACCCGCGATTACGAGTCCTTGCATAGGCAGACCTCGTGGCTGAGAGAAGTGTACCGAACGCCCGGCACGGCCGCAGACGCGATGCGAGCAGGACTCTGGCCCCTCTACGCGCGCGACCCGAGCAGGGTCCCGGACATCGTCGGCCTCGGGCCCGACGCGCCGAGCGACGAAGCGGCCAAGAGGCGCTTCCTGGGATTCGACTGA